The genomic interval CGTACTCATATGCTGTTTTATGGTCGTGCTTGTGTATATTATGATGGTCGTTGTTTTACTGCTGGTACAATACATGTTGACGTGTGGTTTCGGCATTACAATGACGAGATCGATGCCTTTTGCGGCTGGGAATGTTTGCCACCTTTTGATGTGGGGAAACTGATACTCCAATTcaaaagaaaagatgaaaaatatatCAGTTAAAGAGCTAATATGTTTTTGGCACGGCTGCAAGAGTATcagcagttttgtttttttaattgtttggaATTTTGTCAAGAAAGAAGGTACTGGTACCATTCTGATCGTTTCCAAATTGTGGCTTTAAGGTGATTTCACTTCACATAGCTCGCACaccttttgtgttttgtgtgcaCACTTGTTCTTGTAAAAAGGtgctttgtacaaaaaaaaaagatatcattGCATTTCTTGGTACAGATGTGTGCTATCTTTTCATATCTACAACAGTAACGTAAAGAGGCTCTACTATGTTTGTATGTTTTGCataattatgatgatgatggtcTTGTCTTTGCTGTAACATTATGATGCCTTCTTGATAATACTAGATATTTTGTAGATCATTTTTATGTATGCAATATTGCAGCTAATTAAAATTTTAAACTACCTTTTTGTGGCGTTCCATTAGTTTGATGCTTGTGTATGAGCAAATCTCACCGCTAGGTGTCGCTAAATCCTGCACAACTGTTTCCATTTCCCTCATGAAATAAAAGGGATAAAATAATATGATCAAACATGAGATTAAGACAATATGATATACATATTTTGTCGTGGCCTTGAAAAACTTAATTAATGTGACTGGGAATAATCTGgtgaattaaataaatgaacaagtAAAAATATAGTATCTTGATTTAATACACAGATATTTtccataaatacattaaaaaaatgtccaggtTGTTAACtagttgtgaaaaaaatgtttggctaCAAATTTAAGAGGTCAAATTGTGCATATTTTTGCCTTATTAGTCACATTTTGTCCTGCTATTTGAATGTGATTGAACATAGCAATTCCCAAAGGTCTTTTTCTTATTACTGTAGGATGGTTGGAAGTTTGCAAACTTGGAGGAAGCTCAGCAAATCCGTCCATTCCGTTCATAGGCCCAGCGGCAGTCACGTGATCCAATCAAGCTTTGACTCGACGCTGTCCCAAACAAAAAGTCCTTCTAGCAACCACTCCGCCGCACGTGTTTTTAATTAATGACGCCTGATTGGACGCCGGAATCCGACCCCGGCCGGAATTGTGATGGATTCCCCGGGCGGGCGCATCTCGGTGTGGGTGTGCGCCGAGGAGAAGCTCGTCCTGGGCTTGTCCAAGCGTACCACCTGCGCCGACGTTCTCAAAGCGCTTCTGGAGGACCTCGGCAAGCCCGACGACCACCACCAGCGCTACTGCATCGCCGAGAAATGGCGTGGCCTGCTGAGGATTCTCCCCGACCGCACCAGGATTTGGCGTCTGTGGATGGCATGGGGAGAAGAACGACGCCGGGTGAGGTTCGTGCTCGTGGGCGACTGCCCCTGCAGCGAGGCGCACCTGGTCTCTCTACCCAAATCCGACCCCCTGCCCTCTAAATGGACCCCCACGGTGGAGGTCCCGCTCGACAGGCAGCGCCGGGTCGTCACGAAGACGTTCAGAAAGTTGGAGAAGATGCAGAAGAAGCGGTCGTCTTCTCCCTGGGCGGACCAGATCCAGGTTTGGGCGCGTCTGGTGGTCTCCCAGGACCGCACCATCCGGCGGCAGGCGCTCCGAATTCGAGAGCTGGATGCGGAGATTGAAAAGAGGGAGGCCCAAATGCATTTGGAGCGGGCTCGAACCCATGGCCCAAATTATGTGCAGGACGCCTATTTGTCAGACGAACAGGTAGAAGCAGCAGAAACTGAGGATTCCGGACAGATGCGCTCTTCGGAAGACCTGCTACACCTGTGTGCTCAGGTATTTTCATTTTCGTATCTCAAGCGTAACTTTTCAATTATATTCTATTATCAGTTCCACTAATAACCCTTACATTTAATGATAATCCCACATTTTCTCTACTCTTACAAATCAGAAACAtgaatttctgtgtttttactatttagtcattgaGATTCGGGCCCGGCGGAGGAGTGATTAGCGAGTCTGCccccacagttctggggtatggagtttgcgtgttctccctgggcttgtgtgggttttctccgggtacccctatttcctcccacatcccaaaagcatgcgtGGTTGGCTGCTCGAAtagtctaaatcaggggtgtcagactcggattggttcgcgggccgctttaacgtcaacttgattttacgttggccggaccattttagatgtaatatttagatattt from Stigmatopora argus isolate UIUO_Sarg chromosome 2, RoL_Sarg_1.0, whole genome shotgun sequence carries:
- the rassf10b gene encoding ras association domain-containing protein 10; amino-acid sequence: MDSPGGRISVWVCAEEKLVLGLSKRTTCADVLKALLEDLGKPDDHHQRYCIAEKWRGLLRILPDRTRIWRLWMAWGEERRRVRFVLVGDCPCSEAHLVSLPKSDPLPSKWTPTVEVPLDRQRRVVTKTFRKLEKMQKKRSSSPWADQIQVWARLVVSQDRTIRRQALRIRELDAEIEKREAQMHLERARTHGPNYVQDAYLSDEQVEAAETEDSGQMRSSEDLLHLCAQCHEALVDIFTGQVEEELDEGPAQVRPGEEEGEPSRSFVRGRDEMFVKEKLRVLLDATQYAGLALRSDLEAIRKDLELSRQICGSRQEEMRDLQEKINSLTLAEDGADDQRGAGEVDTRRCALERKSEWVEQARGYSKCHRGNDDDSDTGLSSLHSQESDSLTIYQSLV